GTCACTTATTGACATAGCTTCTTCTTGATCGTGAGTAACAAAAACAGTAGTAATACCCAATGATTTTTGAATTTCTCTAATTCATTGGCGAGTTGAAATTCTTAATTTGGCATCAAGATTCGATAATGGTTCATCCATTAGCAAAATTTTAGGTTTTTTAACAATAGCACGGGCTATGGCCACACGTTGTTGTTGACCGCCTGATAATCTTGTTGGTTTCTTTTGTAAAATTGGCAAAATTTCAACTTTATTTGCAACTTCTAAGACTTCATTATGAATTGCTTTTTTAAGAGAAATAATGTTTTTACTATATTCCAAAATTTGTTTACGTTCTTCATCAGAAAAATC
The genomic region above belongs to Corallococcus caeni and contains:
- a CDS encoding ATP-binding cassette domain-containing protein is translated as DFSDEERKQILEYSKNIISLKKAIHNEVLEVANKVEILPILQKKPTRLSGGQQQRVAIARAIVKKPKILLMDEPLSNLDAKLRISTRQ